In the Acomys russatus chromosome 13, mAcoRus1.1, whole genome shotgun sequence genome, one interval contains:
- the Smim10l1 gene encoding small integral membrane protein 10-like protein 1, whose translation MDPAGASSALALRAMGPVAATPYGAFCKGLSRTLLAFFELAWQLRMNFPYFYIAGSVILNIRLQVIH comes from the exons ATGGACCCCGCTGGCGCCTCGTCCGCCCTGGCGCTCAGGGCCATGGGCCCCGTGGCTGCTACTCCGTATGGCGCTTTCTGCAAGGGGCTCTCCCGCACCCTGCTCGCCTTCTTCGAGCTGGCTTGGCAGCTGCGCATGAACTTCCCGTACTTCTACATCGCGGGCTCCGTGATCCTCAACATCCGCTTGCAG GTGATACATTGA